The nucleotide sequence CGTCGCCGAAGATGGCGCGACTCCGGAGCAGCAGGAGGCCGAACCCGACCTTCGCGCTCACGTCGAGGATCATGAACAGCAGCGTCTCGACGCTCAGGGGGACGACGCCGACGCCCTCGCTCCCGACGAGCCACACCACCGGATAGGCCGACCAGAGGATGATGGTCAGGTTCCGGAGTATCATGAACGTCGAGGCGACGTCCTCGCGCATCTCGTTTGCCTTCGCGGTGAACCCGAAGAACAGCACGTACAGGATGTACAGCATCGCGGCCGTGCTGATCGCCCACCAGATGAACCGGTACTGGTAGACCTGGGTCAGCGCGCCGATGAGACCGGTGCCGATCATGATGCCGTCGGCCCCGACCAACGCGAGGATGGTGCCCTGGTCGGCGTCGACTAGCAGGGCGAGGTCGAGCAACAGCAACGGCGTAGTGAACAGCCAGTCGGCGTACCGCGCCCAGTAGATCGGGTGTTCCTCACCGCCGAACGGCACCATCGTGAGTCCGTACCCCAGCAGCATCGAGAGGTACATCGTGAACGCGATGGCGGGGATCAGCGTCGTGATCGCGTAGAACTTCTTGGCACCTGGATCTTCCACGCCCATCCCCCGCATCATGAAGTACAGGGTACCGAGGCCCATCAGTGCGGTCCCGAGCGCGAGCCAGATCCACTCCGGCCGGGACGTGATCTGTCCCATCTGTAGTGCCACGTTCGACATCGTTGGTATTGCTCCCGACATACACGTTGATGGTGTGACCCTTCGAGGGTAACTCTGGGTCCCAAACAGTACGGTATCCCGCGCCGGCGTCTCGCGCCCCGACACGTCGGTCGGGCCCGAACGCGGGACCGTGCCCAACTGATGCGTGTCGAGGGCGGTCCCCGCCCGTCACCACTCGAACAGGACGTAGAACTCGTGGTCGTTCCGACAGACGAGCGACCGCGCCTTCCAGCGCTCGTCCTCGGCTGCCGGCCGCTCCGCCGCGGTGACGGACTTCACGGTCGACCCTCGCGGAAGCCCCATCTTCACCGCCGACCCGCAACGCGGGCACTGGAACTCGGTGATTGGCACCGGTCGGAGACACAACGGGGTGCGGGTTAAGGATTCCTCCGGTTCCGAAGATACGATACCCACACAGTTTGGTTCACTTTTGATTGATCGGTCGACCGTACCTCGATCCATGAACACCGAATCCCGGTTCGGGTGGACGGCCCCGGCCTCGACGGGAGGGACGCCGCTGACCGTCTCGTGGGCGGCGCTGGCCGTGTTGACCGTCGCCTTCGCCGCCCTGCGGGTGGGCGACGTCCGGATTCCCCTGCGGGTGCAGGCTGGCGTCTACCTGCTGGGGATGGTGGCGATGAACCTCCCACACGGCGGGTACGAACACGTCTCGAACCTCCGTCGGCGGGCGCTCTCGTTCCAGGGCCGATACGTCGCCGTCTACCTGGCGCTGATCGGCCTCTTCGCCGGCCTGTTTTTCCTCGCACCGGTCGCGGGGCTGGCCGTCGCGGTGAGCGTCGCCGTGGCGAAAGGCGGGTTCGGCGACGTGCAGGCGATGCGGGCGCTGTACGGCACTTCGCACGTCCGCTCGCGACCACAGCGCTGGCTCGCCGCCGCCGTCCGCGGCGGCGCGGTGATGGCCGTCCCCATGGTGTTCTGGCCGGGGACGTTCTACGCGTTCAGCACGGTCATGGTGAACATCTTCGATCCCGGCGCCCTGTCGGCCATGGCCGGCGACTTCGGGACCCGCCGGCTCCTCCTCGGTGGCGGCTACGGCGCGGCGCTCCTGGCCCACCTCGCGCTCGGCTACCGCCGGTCGACCGGCGACGGGGCCTTCCTCGCCGACGCGGCCGAGACGCTCCTGCTCGTGGCGTACTTCGCGGTCGTCCCGGTCGTCGTCGCCGTCGGCCTCTACTTCCCCCTCTGGTACTCCGCCCGGCAGGTCGCCCGGAGCGCCGCCGTCGACGACGCGCTCGAGCCGGCTCCGACGACCGGTCCCCTCGGCGCCCTCGACGCCGACGACCCCGAGCGCGTCGCGCTGGCCTCTTGGGGCGTCCTCGTCGCCGGCAGCCTCGCGACCTTTGGCCTCGCGGCCGCGCTGTGGACGGCGTCGCCACAACCGCTCGGCGGCGCCGGCCTCCTCGTCGGCCTCGTCGCGTTCTGGAGTATCTTCATCAGCATCGTCGCCCTGCCACACGTCGTCGTCGGCGCGTGGCTGGACCGAGAGCGCGGCATCTGGTACGTGCCATGATCGACGACACCCCCCTCGCCGACGAGACGGTCACCGTCGTCGGCGGCGGCGTCGCTGGCCTCTCCGCCGCCTGCTATCTCGCCGACGCCGGGGCCGACGTGACGGTCCTGGAGAAGAACGACCGCCTCGGCGGCGTCACCAACCGCCTCGCCGTCGACGGCTTCACCTTCGACACCGGGCCGTCCTGGTATCTGATGCCCGAGACGTTCGACCGCTTTTTCGGCCACTTCGGCCGCGAGGCCGCCGACTACTACGACCTCGAACGGCTCGACCCCCAGTACCGGGTGTTCTTCAAGGACGGCGACCGGATCGACGTGCCGGCCGGTCGGGACCGAATCCGGCGCGTCTTCGAGTCCTACGAGGCCGGCGCGGGCGACGTCCTCGACGAGTATCTCGCGGGCGCCCGGCGGACCTACGAGATCGGGATGGACGAGTTCGTCTACACCGACCGCTCGCGCCTCCGCGATCTGGTCGACCCCGGCATCGTCCGGGCGGCGCCGGCGCTTTCCCACCTCGGGTCGATGCACGACCACGTCGCGGCCCACTTCGACGAGCCGAAGCTCCAGCGCCTCCTCGAGTATACGCTCGTCTTCCTCGGCAGTTCGCCCCACGACGCGCCGTCGCTGTACAACCTGATGGCCTACGTCGACTTCGAGGGCGGCGTCTACTACCCCGAGGGTGGGATGTACGCCCTCGTCGAGGCGCTCGTCTCGCTCGGGCGGGACCTCGGCGTCGACTACCGGACCGACGCCGAGGTGACCGCCCTCGCCCCGACCGACGACGGGATCCGCGTCGCCGGCCCGACGACCCACCGCGCGGACCGCGTGGTCGCGAACGCCAACCCGGCCCACGTCGAGCGCGACCTGCTCTCGCCGGCCGACCGGGGACGGGACCCCGACTACTGGGACTCGCGGACCTACGGCCCGTCGGCGCTCATGCTCTATCTCGGCGTCGAGGGCGACGTCGACCCGCTCGAACACCACACGCTCGTCCTCCCGACCGACTGGGACGACCACTTCGAGCGCATCTTCGACGACCCCGCCTGGCCCGAGGACCCCGCCTACTACCTGTCGGTGGCGTCGCGGACCGACCCGGACGTGGCGCCCGAGGGCCACCACGCCGTCGTCGTCCTCGTTCCCCTCGCGCCCGGCCTCGACGACGACCCCGACCGCGTGTCGGCCTTCCGCGACGCCGTTCTCGCCGACCTCGCGGCCGTGACGGGCGTCGACCTCCGGGACCGTATCGTGGTCGAGCGCTCGGCCTGTGTCTCCGAGTTCGCCGACCGCTACCACACGCCGGGTGGCACCGCCCTCGGCCTCGCCCACACGCTCGACCAGACCGGGCCGCTCCGACCCTCGCATCACGCGCCGGGGGTCGACGGCCTCTACTACGCCGGCGCGTTCACGTCGCCGGGCGTCGGCCTCCCGATGGCCGTCGTCAGCGGCGAACACGCCGCCGACGCCGCCGCCCGCGACGCCAGCCGGTCGCGGGACATATTACCGAACCTCTCATGAGTGACACGGCCCAGAACACCGCCATGGAACCGGACTTGCCGACGATCGATGTCCTGTTCGTCGGCGACGAACCGTCCGAAGCGCCGTCGGCCGACGCCCTCGACGCGGCCGCCGAGCGCTTCGAGGTGACTCACATCGCGGATTTCGTCGACGCGCGCGAGCGGGTCGACGGGACGGACGTCGACTGCGTCGTCGTGACCCACCACCCCGACGGCTTCGACGGCCTCGCCTTCCTCGAGGCCGTGCGCCGGGAACACGCCGAACTCCCCGTGGTGCTCGTGCCCGTCGCCGTCGACGCCGAGACGGCGCGCCGGGCGGTCGCGGCGAACGTGACCGAACTCGTGCCCGCGGCGGAGGCGGACACGCTCGATGCGGTCGCCGAGGCCGTCGAGACGAACGCCAACGTCTCGGCGGACAACCCCGTCCGGATGCCAATCTCCGATCTCACCGTCGAGGCACAGCACCGGTTGAAGGAGCGTGCGCTCGACGAGGCACCCATCGGGATCACCATCTCCGACGCGACCCACCCCGACGATCCGCTGATCTACGTGAACGACTCCTTCGAGGGGATGACCGGCTACCCGCCCGAGGAGATCCTCGGCGCCAACCACCGGTTCCTCCAGGGACCGGAGACCGACCCCGATCGGGTGGCGGAACTCGCGGAGGGCATCGCCAACGACCAGGACACGCGGGTCGTCCTCCGGAACTACACCCGCGAGGGGGCGCTGTTCTGGAACCAGGTCGACGTCAGCCCCATCTTCGACGAGGACGGCGAGGTGACCCACTACGTCGGCTTCCAGATGGACGTCACCGAGCGGAAGGCCGCCCAACAGCAACTGGAGACCGAACGCGAGGCGCTCGACCGACTGCTCGAACGGGTGAACGGCCTCATCAACGACGTGACGGAGGCGCTCGTGCGCGCCGACTGCCGGGAGGAGATCGAACGCCTCGTCACCGAGCGGATGGGGACGGACGACGAGTACGCGGGCGCGTGGCTCGGCCGCTACGACGCGACCGACGACCGGGTGACCGTCGTCCAGCGGGCGGGGATCGACGAGGGCGTCCTCGCGGAGTCGCTCGACGTGACCGCCGACACGCCCGACGCCCGCACCCTCCGGGCGGTCGTCGAGGAACAGGAGTCCCGGACCGTCGAGGAGCCGACCGGCTCCCTGGAAGGGATCGAGGGGACGTGCGTGCTCGTCCCCTTGACCTACCGCGGGACGACCTACGGCGTTCTGGGTGTCCTCCACGACGGGGAGTTGGGCGACGGGCGCGAGCGGGTCGTCCTCGAATCGCTCGGGCGGAGCGTCGGCACCTCGATCAACGACGTGTTGACCAAGCGGACGATCACCACCGACACCGTCCTCAAGATCGGGGTGGATCTCGCCGACTACGACATCTTCCTCGTCGACCTCGCCCGTACGCTCGACGCGCGGTTCGAACACGAGGCGACCGTCATCGACGACGATCAGGGCGTCCTCACCATCGTCAGCACCGAGCACGACGACCTCGACGAGTTGTTCGAGACGGCCGCCGACCACCCCGACGTCCTCGACATGGAGACGCTCGCGACGAGCGACGAGCGCAGCGTGGTGCAGTTCCGCCTCTCGAACTCGCCGCTCGTCGACGTCCTCTCGGAGGTGGGGAGCCGCGTGACCGCGATGAGCGCCGACTCGACGGGGCTGGAACTGGAGTTCCGCGTGGGCACCGAGCGGGCCGCGAGTCGCGTCCTCGATACGCTCCGGGAGCGATACGACCACGTCGAACTCACCGCCTACCACGAGGACGAACCCGACGCGACCCCCCACCGCTTCCGGGAGAAGCTCCGGAGCGAACTCACCGACCGCCAGCTGACGGCGCTGAAGAAAGCCTACGTCAGCGGCTACTTCGAGTGGCCCCGCCGCGTCGAGGGCACCCAGCTCGCCGAGTCGATGGACATCGTCCCCTCGACGTACCACCAGCACCTCCAGGCGGCGAAACGGAAGCTGGTCGAGACGTTCTTCGAGGAGTGAGCCGCCCCGTTCCCGCGGTCAGGCTTCGAGGAACGTCTTCAGGTTCTCCAGCGTCGCCTTCGCCTCCCGCTCGTTGTACGCCTTGGCGATGGGCGCGAGCAGCGAATCGACGACCGTGTCGGGGAGTTCGTACTCGGCCTCGTACCTGAGGTCGGTCGTCCCGTCCTCGTCGTCGAGTTCGTACCTGATCGTCCCGTCGATGGCCCCCGAGAGGCGCTGGACGAGTCGTCCGTTCGGCGACCGCTCCACGTCCTCGACCTGCCCCACGAGTTCGATGCCGGCGAGCGTGTAGCGGTACCCCGCCCGCTTGCCGCCACCGGGGAGTGCCTCGATGTCCTCGATGTCGACGAGGCTGGGCGTGACCTTCACGTGGTTCCGCGGGTCATCGAGAAACGAGAACACCGCTGCGGGCGGGGCGTCGATCCTGATCCGTTTCTCCACCGTGAACATGGTCCAGTCCGTTCGATTACCCCAACGGCTTCCCACGGCGTAACCATGTCCCCCAAACAGTTGGGCGTCCCCGCGGATACCCACACGAGTTGGGATCGGTCCTTTGGGGCTCGACCCCCTGTGTTCGCGCCATGACGACCCGCCTCACGCTCGTCGATCCGGAGGGCGCGGCGGACGGCCCCGCGGCCGGCGCCGTCCGGTTCGCGCCGGCCACGCGCCGGCGCGTCGGCGTCGACGTCGGCGAGACGGTTCGCGTCGAGGGCGCCGCGGCGACGGCAGCGACCGTCGGCGAGGACGCCCCCGACCTGTCGACCGGGTCGGTCCTCGCCGGCGCGGCGGTCCGCCGGAACGCCGACGCCGACGCCGGAACGTCGGTCACCGTCGCGCCCGTCGATCCCGTCCGGGCACGCCGCGTCGCCGTCGCTCCGAACGCGTTCTCGCTCGAAGGCGACGCCGACGCGCTGTCGCGGGCACTCGCCGGCCGCGTCCTGACGACCGGGGACCGGATCGAGGCCGACCTGTTCGGCGGGAGCGTCACCGTCTCGCTGACCGTCGTCGACCTCGATCCCGCGGGGCCGGCCGTGGTGACCGACGGGACGACCGTCGCCGTGCGCGACCCCGACGACCGGCAGTTCCCGGGCGACGCGGTCGATCCCGACCCCGCGGCCGTCGGCGGCCTCGACGACGAACAGGCGACCCTCCGGCGTCTCGTCGCCGCGCCGCGTTCGGCGTCGACGGGGATCCGCTCGCCCGCGGGCGTCCTCGTCCACGGCCCCTCGGGCGTGGGGAAGACGCGGCTGATCCGGCGGGTCGCCGCCGCGGCCGACCTGTCGATCCACGGGATCGACCCTGCGGACTGCGAGCGCCGCGATCCGCTCGCGGCGGCGCTGCGTGCCGCCGCCGACGATGCGCCGGCGATCCTCCACGTCCCCGACCTCGCGGCCGCCGCGCCGAACCCGGACCGGGCGGGCCGCGACCGCCGCCGCTCGCGTCTCGGGTGGCTCCTCGACCGCGTCCGCGAACTGCAGGACGATCTGGTGGTGGTCGGGGAGGCCACCCACGCCGACGCGGTCGACCCCGCGCTCAGGCGCGGGGGGCGATTCGACGCCGAACTCCGGGTGCCGGTGCCCGATCCGGACGCGCGCCGGGAGATCCTAGCGATCCACGCCGCGACCCTCGACCTCGCCCCCGACGTCGACCTGGCGGCGGTCGCGGCCCGCACGCACGGCTACACGGGGGCCGACTTGGAGGCGGTCCTCGTCGACGCCGCGACCCGGGCCGCCGCCGGGGCCGACGACGGGACCGCGGACCCGCGCCCGACGGTGACGGCCGCCCACGTCGCCGCCGCCCTCGACGCCGTCGATCCGACGACGCTCCGCGAGGTGACCGTCGAGCGCCCGTCGCTCACCTACCGCGACGTCGGGGGGCTAGCGGCGGCGAAACGGGAGGTGATCCGCACCGTCGAATGGCCGCTTCGCTACCCGGACCTGTTCGAGCGCCTCGCCGTCGACGCCCCCACTGGCGTCCTGCTCTACGGGCCGCCGGGCACCGGGAAGACGATGCTGGCCAAGGCCGTCGCGAACTCGACGGACGCGAACTTCCTCGCGGTCGACGGGCCTGAGCTGATGGACCGCTACGTCGGCGAGAGCGAACGCGGCGTCCGGGAGGTGTTCGAGCGGGCCCGCCGGGTCGCGCCCACGGTCGTCTTCCTCGACGAGGTCGACTCCCTCGCGCCGGCCCGCGCCGACGCCGACACCGGGGCGGCCGAACGGGTCGTGTCGCAGTTGCTGACGGAACTCGACGGCCTCTCGCCGCGGGGGTCGGTTGCGGTGCTCGCGGCGACGAACCGCCCGGACGCGGTCGATCCGGCCCTCCTCCGACCCGGTCGCATCGAGAAGCGGGTCGCGGTCCCCCGGCCGGACGCCGATGCCCGCGCCGACATCCTCGCCATCCACCTCACCGACGTGCCCACCCGTGACGTCGACGTCGCGGCCGTCGCCCGGCGCGCGACCGGATACACGGGGAGCGACCTGGCGGCCCTCGTCCGCGAGGCGGCCCTGCTCGCCATGGAGGACCACCTCCGGGCGGACGACCGGCCCGACGACGCCGTCGACGACGTCGTCGTCGAGGGGACACACCTCGAACGGGCGCTCGCGGCCACGGAGCCCTCGGTCGACCCCGACTGACCGGTTTGGGACGGCGTTCAAGGGGCGGCGGTCCAACCCCCCTGTATGGAGCAACGGACCCTCGTCGTCGGCGTCCACGGCGTCATCGCGCTCGGACTGGTTGCATTCGGGGCGTACCGCGTCTCGCGCGGGGCGGTCGTCCCCGGCGTGCTCAACGTGGTCATGGCGGCCGTCGTGGTGGCCGTGGGTCAGTACGTCGCCGACCTCGCCTGACGCCGGTCACTCCGCCGGCGTGCCGGGTGCGGCCTCGCCCTCCGGCGCGTCAGCGTCTGCGCCCGCGAGCGCCGGACTGCGGAGCACGAGCAGTCCGAACCCGACCTTCGCGACGGTGTCGAGGAGGAGGAACCCGGCCGCCTCGGCCGTCGGCGACACCAGGCCGAGGCCGGTGCCGACGAGCCACCAGACGGGGTAGACCGTCCACGACGCCCCGATCAGGACCCGGAGCGCGGCGAACGTCGACCGGGTCGCCTCGTCCCGGTCGCGGGCCTCCCGCCCGAGGGCGACGACGACGAAGTAAAGCACACAGAGGAAGGCGACGGTGCTGACTCCCCACCAGACGTACCGGTAGGTCGGGACGCCGGACAGCGTGGCCGCCACCCCCGTCACGATCATGAACACGTCGGCCGCGACGGCGCCGAACAGCGTCTCGCCGTCCGCCCCGACGAACAGACCGAGGCCGATCAACAGCAAGGGCGTGGTGAACAGCCAGTCGGCGTACCGCGCCCAGTGGAGGCGCAGGGTGCCGCCCCGGACCGCCACCTCGGCCACGCCGACGCCGAGCGCCATGGCCAGGTACGCCCCACAGGCGACGGCCGGCACGAGCGCCGCGACGACGTGGACGCCTCTCGCGCGCGGGTCCTCGACCCCGCGTCCACGGACCGCGACGTACAGCGCCGCGAGCCCCATCACGGCCGTGCCGACGGCGAACCAGCCCGCGCCCGCGACGGGCGACACCGGCGTGTCGAACATCCGTTCACCTAGTTGCCGTCGGACGGGTTAGTGGCCACCCCAAACTCATGGGTGTGTGAGCGCGCGGACGCGCCCGAACCCGCGGATACCTGCGGCCCGGCCGCCGTCCCGAGGGAGGGTCGGGACCGGCTGGATCCGGCCTGATCGGCGGTGACGGGGCG is from Haloplanus salinarum and encodes:
- a CDS encoding bacteriorhodopsin, yielding MSNVALQMGQITSRPEWIWLALGTALMGLGTLYFMMRGMGVEDPGAKKFYAITTLIPAIAFTMYLSMLLGYGLTMVPFGGEEHPIYWARYADWLFTTPLLLLDLALLVDADQGTILALVGADGIMIGTGLIGALTQVYQYRFIWWAISTAAMLYILYVLFFGFTAKANEMREDVASTFMILRNLTIILWSAYPVVWLVGSEGVGVVPLSVETLLFMILDVSAKVGFGLLLLRSRAIFGDVEAPEPSAGEGTAATGD
- the brz gene encoding transcriptional regulator Brz, whose translation is MPITEFQCPRCGSAVKMGLPRGSTVKSVTAAERPAAEDERWKARSLVCRNDHEFYVLFEW
- a CDS encoding Brp/Blh family beta-carotene 15,15'-dioxygenase, whose product is MNTESRFGWTAPASTGGTPLTVSWAALAVLTVAFAALRVGDVRIPLRVQAGVYLLGMVAMNLPHGGYEHVSNLRRRALSFQGRYVAVYLALIGLFAGLFFLAPVAGLAVAVSVAVAKGGFGDVQAMRALYGTSHVRSRPQRWLAAAVRGGAVMAVPMVFWPGTFYAFSTVMVNIFDPGALSAMAGDFGTRRLLLGGGYGAALLAHLALGYRRSTGDGAFLADAAETLLLVAYFAVVPVVVAVGLYFPLWYSARQVARSAAVDDALEPAPTTGPLGALDADDPERVALASWGVLVAGSLATFGLAAALWTASPQPLGGAGLLVGLVAFWSIFISIVALPHVVVGAWLDRERGIWYVP
- a CDS encoding phytoene desaturase family protein: MIDDTPLADETVTVVGGGVAGLSAACYLADAGADVTVLEKNDRLGGVTNRLAVDGFTFDTGPSWYLMPETFDRFFGHFGREAADYYDLERLDPQYRVFFKDGDRIDVPAGRDRIRRVFESYEAGAGDVLDEYLAGARRTYEIGMDEFVYTDRSRLRDLVDPGIVRAAPALSHLGSMHDHVAAHFDEPKLQRLLEYTLVFLGSSPHDAPSLYNLMAYVDFEGGVYYPEGGMYALVEALVSLGRDLGVDYRTDAEVTALAPTDDGIRVAGPTTHRADRVVANANPAHVERDLLSPADRGRDPDYWDSRTYGPSALMLYLGVEGDVDPLEHHTLVLPTDWDDHFERIFDDPAWPEDPAYYLSVASRTDPDVAPEGHHAVVVLVPLAPGLDDDPDRVSAFRDAVLADLAAVTGVDLRDRIVVERSACVSEFADRYHTPGGTALGLAHTLDQTGPLRPSHHAPGVDGLYYAGAFTSPGVGLPMAVVSGEHAADAAARDASRSRDILPNLS
- a CDS encoding bacterio-opsin activator domain-containing protein, which encodes MSDTAQNTAMEPDLPTIDVLFVGDEPSEAPSADALDAAAERFEVTHIADFVDARERVDGTDVDCVVVTHHPDGFDGLAFLEAVRREHAELPVVLVPVAVDAETARRAVAANVTELVPAAEADTLDAVAEAVETNANVSADNPVRMPISDLTVEAQHRLKERALDEAPIGITISDATHPDDPLIYVNDSFEGMTGYPPEEILGANHRFLQGPETDPDRVAELAEGIANDQDTRVVLRNYTREGALFWNQVDVSPIFDEDGEVTHYVGFQMDVTERKAAQQQLETEREALDRLLERVNGLINDVTEALVRADCREEIERLVTERMGTDDEYAGAWLGRYDATDDRVTVVQRAGIDEGVLAESLDVTADTPDARTLRAVVEEQESRTVEEPTGSLEGIEGTCVLVPLTYRGTTYGVLGVLHDGELGDGRERVVLESLGRSVGTSINDVLTKRTITTDTVLKIGVDLADYDIFLVDLARTLDARFEHEATVIDDDQGVLTIVSTEHDDLDELFETAADHPDVLDMETLATSDERSVVQFRLSNSPLVDVLSEVGSRVTAMSADSTGLELEFRVGTERAASRVLDTLRERYDHVELTAYHEDEPDATPHRFREKLRSELTDRQLTALKKAYVSGYFEWPRRVEGTQLAESMDIVPSTYHQHLQAAKRKLVETFFEE
- a CDS encoding SRPBCC family protein — its product is MFTVEKRIRIDAPPAAVFSFLDDPRNHVKVTPSLVDIEDIEALPGGGKRAGYRYTLAGIELVGQVEDVERSPNGRLVQRLSGAIDGTIRYELDDEDGTTDLRYEAEYELPDTVVDSLLAPIAKAYNEREAKATLENLKTFLEA
- a CDS encoding AAA family ATPase; this translates as MTTRLTLVDPEGAADGPAAGAVRFAPATRRRVGVDVGETVRVEGAAATAATVGEDAPDLSTGSVLAGAAVRRNADADAGTSVTVAPVDPVRARRVAVAPNAFSLEGDADALSRALAGRVLTTGDRIEADLFGGSVTVSLTVVDLDPAGPAVVTDGTTVAVRDPDDRQFPGDAVDPDPAAVGGLDDEQATLRRLVAAPRSASTGIRSPAGVLVHGPSGVGKTRLIRRVAAAADLSIHGIDPADCERRDPLAAALRAAADDAPAILHVPDLAAAAPNPDRAGRDRRRSRLGWLLDRVRELQDDLVVVGEATHADAVDPALRRGGRFDAELRVPVPDPDARREILAIHAATLDLAPDVDLAAVAARTHGYTGADLEAVLVDAATRAAAGADDGTADPRPTVTAAHVAAALDAVDPTTLREVTVERPSLTYRDVGGLAAAKREVIRTVEWPLRYPDLFERLAVDAPTGVLLYGPPGTGKTMLAKAVANSTDANFLAVDGPELMDRYVGESERGVREVFERARRVAPTVVFLDEVDSLAPARADADTGAAERVVSQLLTELDGLSPRGSVAVLAATNRPDAVDPALLRPGRIEKRVAVPRPDADARADILAIHLTDVPTRDVDVAAVARRATGYTGSDLAALVREAALLAMEDHLRADDRPDDAVDDVVVEGTHLERALAATEPSVDPD
- a CDS encoding bacteriorhodopsin; the protein is MFDTPVSPVAGAGWFAVGTAVMGLAALYVAVRGRGVEDPRARGVHVVAALVPAVACGAYLAMALGVGVAEVAVRGGTLRLHWARYADWLFTTPLLLIGLGLFVGADGETLFGAVAADVFMIVTGVAATLSGVPTYRYVWWGVSTVAFLCVLYFVVVALGREARDRDEATRSTFAALRVLIGASWTVYPVWWLVGTGLGLVSPTAEAAGFLLLDTVAKVGFGLLVLRSPALAGADADAPEGEAAPGTPAE